ttctggttggtttttttgttttttttgttttgtttctttcttttattctcactcttttcttgtgtctcgttctttctttttattcttctctctcgctctttgtttttgtttttctttatctttcattctctcttgatctttcttactctctcgatttttctttctctttctgtcgctctctctctctctctctctctctctctatatatatatatatatatatatatatatatatatatcactcactcactctctccctctgtccttctctctctctctctctctctctctctctctctctctctctctctctctctctctctctctctctctctctctctctctctctctctctctctctctttctctatctatctatctatctatctctcgcattatttttttctttcagtttgcttttttttcttatttctcatctctttatatatttcctcattttcttgctTGTTTTATATCCTCTAGTTTTATAtttctatgatgatgataatgatgataatgctaatgatgaagatgatgaaatgatgatactgaagaCGAATGTGACAGTGATATGCAATTGTTCATATCAATGTTATCGCTATTGCCGGCATCACGATAATTTTACCCGGAGAaagtttataattttaaaaagcgTGTATATCACGATTCACTAAACACTGGTATAAGGCAAACTAtacagtaaggggggggggggcggactgtTCAGCTTTCTCCGTGTAAAGCAACTGCTGATTTtcattttgctattgttattactatttccaaaGGTCGTTATCtgtatacttatcatcatcatcatcatcctcgttatccCTAGTGATATTGaaataagtatcatcattattgttatcattattttgagtattattattatcattattgttattataatcattattgttgttgttgttgttgttgttgttattgttgttattgttgttaatgttattattattattattattattattatcattattattattatgagaatccTCATTCTATCTATAGTCATCTCTATAATTGTTATGTTTGCTATTTCAAatgtgctattattataattattatcactatcaccattggcATTTTATCAGTCTTGTCATTATCGCCATagtcaatatcaacatcatcatcatcattcaacaGAAGAATTATCGTTAGAAGGAACTTATacattatcatcacaaatataGATTACAGTAAGACATTTTATTCaatagtattttttatttctacacAGCAAAGGCTAATTCCTTTTGCGCTGAGTTGTATCGGCTTGTTGGTATTTGACCATTCTGAACATTGTAACCTTGAAGTTCAAGAAATGTTGTTCTGTCTGATATATTCAACATACTGTCACAAGATGAATGTCTATCACAGAAAATTGCTAAGGGAAAACGGGCTCTCTGGCCCAACTttgagtttttgttttgtgtgaaaGTATATTTAATGTCAATCCAAATGAACATCCTCATATTTATAACTCGATGAAAAATTAGATTTGAAAATGCAATTTTAAACACCATTTGTATTTATTTCCGCCAAAAATTACGGAAATTCTGGTCTGCTTTCGGTGAAGAAGCGACCTCACATGTAAACAAACGTAGCCAGAGGTTTCGGCGTCCCGGACTTGTAGTTTTTGTATCTTCCTTAGTATTTTGTGGTAAGGACGTCTAAATGTGTGAGATATTTGCGTTGATAGTGGATTATTACATCaccatgtttatatttatgttgtgaTCTTATATTTTGGTTCCTTTTAACGAGTTTGGGCCTTGTTCAAGGAACGTTTTCGGGAAAGTTGTGGGACCCAGCGACCTTGATTTAAATTTTTAGCACATTGGATTACTAAGTTCGACACTGACGTCCTCATTATTCTACCAATGTTGTATAGATAAGAATTCATTTTAACATTGTagatatcctaaaaaaaaaaaaaataaaaaaaaaaacctttacatGCCTATACCTCAATCATAACTGAATAATTTATGTGGTTTAGACATGATTTGACTATGAAGTGGTGCACTCGGTTATCGAATATCAGTTCTAGGATGAGGTAAAAGTCCAAAATCGAAATCTGAATCAAATACAGAAGTCAGAAGACCAGATTGGAAACTTAATGGCACATTTGCTTTACATTGTGCACGGAGCTGGCTGAGTGCTTTTCTCTTTTCACCACtcagtttttcctttcttatttattgGCTGCACAAAGTTGTTGAAGTGCCTGTTTACCGCACAACATGGATTGATCCAAGTGTGAATAACTTTATGAACTGAACAACTGCAGAAAGGCAAGTGACAAAACCATCAATGACAACCCATTTTGATAGCATAGAAACAATGTATAAGGAATGCATCATAATGCAAAATGTTACATAAAGCAATACACTTGTCCTATAACAACTAGCGATGTATTCTTGGACAAACTtaaaatataaacacgcacattacAGCTTTTGAATTTAACCTGCCCGTGCATATAAGGTCTCCAATCTGGTCAGAAGAATGTGTGAGCTCAGACTGCAAAGTTAGCAAAATGCTTGAGCAAGTTGCCTTTTCAGAAATATTGATTTATGGTTGATGGGGATAGGGTAGGAGATGTTGTCTAATGATAGTGTTTTTGTAGCATTACAAAAGTATGCAGTGTTAATATAGAGAATAATTTTTAGACTCTGGATATGTATGAAAATTACTCATTGAATTAGCAGGTAtgaagaaaggagataagaaagcaATTTGATAGCTAACAGGATTGATATAGGACACTAAAGACTTAGGATCACCAAGGCCTCCCCACCTTCACTCTTTTGGCAAAGCCTAACAAATCTTTACCCAGTATAGGCCTACTGGAAAGATAGAGCTTGGACCAGCtccatatataataatgaatcacAATGCATGTTTACAAACTTGGTCAAGCAGTCTTAAGTGTAACTCTGCacagataaccacacaggagaacaatacttAAAATGaagcagaatgaaagaaagaagcatCTACAAGTGATGCAGAAGTCATGGATTCAAAGACAAGTCacttaaccccttcacgacgggtcatgtctctagacgtcataacaaatCGCTTGAAATatggcgtgcggctgtatgccgcggcggcgcgccaaagcgctacaaAGCGGTGATTCGACTTGATATActgaactcccacgctcaaagtcggcaTAGTAAATACAGTAAAACTTGGAAAGAACAAGTCAACCTTTACCCAGTTTATctgagaaagaaaatgtgtcaGGAACATATGTGGGGTGAAACAGCAATACAATCAAAGCATagatgaataagagaaaaatcCATGGTCTTTCTTGCATACACAGATGAGGTGTGTTATTTACTGACATTCTCTGTGATCAAGACTGAATCATGGTTTATCCATAGGGTGTTGGAAATTTATGATTATGTTTCCTTTATTttgatttctatttcttttattatttccgttatgatgatattaacccattgccgccaggaaaaattaatttaaaaagggggaaaatgctgtgctcatttttaatttttttttgaaaatgtctctgtacatagatagcTCTATGCTTAGCCAcataggagtcaattagtagatcttgtgatcttacctgatttcacctttccttgaattggcagaaaaaacaatttttttttactagtgttataaaTATCAAtggctttatttttattataaatattataattactataatgttataaacattaataacagcaaaataagataatgtaaaatatttgtgtaaatcaatgaaaagggtgaatggcagtactcataactggttcactggtgacttagtacaagtgtagccatctatgtgaaaaaacaattaaacaagtaaactcatagtgggcatggcatgtatgtacatgtcttgCCCGTTGGGAGTGGGTTAATATTGTAATTTCTAAATAGTCTACTAAAGACATTAGCAATTACTTTTTAGATATGGAACTTGAAACAgtaaatgaatatgtgaatatgttgtcagatatttgtatacatacactgcttattgttattatttcacattttctctctacAGGAGCAGAAAAAATGCCATCAAGCACAGAAGATGTACAGAGACACTCTGTGCACACCCTTGTCTTCCGCTCTTTAAAACGAACTCATGATATGTTTTTATGTGATCAAGGTGCTCTGCCACCAACTGATTTATCTCTAGAAAAACTGCGACATTTAGTAAAGTCAAGAGATCAGTATGGTCCTGTACTTAGTATTGTGGCTCAGAACAGACACAAAGCAGCAACACAGCAGATGTACGACAGCACCCCCAACGATCATCCTGTTACAAGCAACACAAATGGGGAAGCCTCAGGTCCACTAGCACTCCCAGCACCATCTGGACCCCAGGCACCATtaccccccacacctcccccacaGAGCATGGCTCTTGTTCCAGCCACACCCAGCACAGGTGCCAGTGCCAGTCAGCAGTCACTTGTTCCGAGGCGGCCGCCTACCCTGCCCAGACCCAAGTGGCATGCTCCTTGGAAGCTCGCTCGTGTCATTTCTGGTCACCTTGGCTGGGTGAGATGTGTTGCAGTTGAACCAGCCAACGAGTGGTTTGCTACTGGCTCTAATGATCGTGTCATCAAGATCTGGGATCTGGCTTCAGGGCAGTTAAAACTCTCACTGACTGGCCACGTGTCTGCAGTGCGCGGCTTGGCTGTGTCACCACGCCACCCCTACCTCTTCTCCTGTGGTGAGGACAAGCAAGTCAAATGTTGGGATCTTGAATATAATAAGGTAAAGTATATGGTTATGTTTTTGTTGGGTAGGGATTAAGGGACAAGAGTCCTTCactgataatacaaaatatgaaaGTTGTATTATCTGATTTATTCTCACTACAAAATACATAAGAGAAACAAATCAGTAATGAGAAAATACAGTCACTTaatgttttttatgattattccaaggcaTATATTGTCtttgcatattattatttttgatattattataattattattattattattattatcattattgtagcaagccatataaagaatgaagaattaaagaattataccaccaaaggtgTCAGGTCAAAATACAGCtaagaaagaatatgaatatcCCTACAATGCCCAGTGTCCAAATTTAAGTAAGACAGGAGAATTTAATGAAATTTAAAGAATGATCAAGCAGTCTTAAGTGTAACTCTGCacagataaccacacaggagaacaatacttAAAATGaagcagaatgaaagaaagaagcatCTACAAGTGATGTCATATTCATAAATCTTCTTACACATGCAAATGATGCCAAACTTAGATAAAACTGCCCAGGCTATATTCCTAATTTGGAATTCAAATGTAAACTCTTAATCAAGGGTTACACCCAAGAGCTTCAGATTATTCACAagtgattaagactccattaGTTAGgagacttggatgctgaggcaactcAACCaactcacaatcatttccttggacttggtaggatttaatttcatgccccacCAAGAGCACCACaattgaattatcatcaggtctacaAGTGAGACTGCCAGCAACTATTTGCGTGGCTGCTAGAAAAAGAATATCAACTTAGAGAaaagtatcatcagcatatgtCGCTTTTACATATAACGATgagcaaagggccaagaacactC
This genomic interval from Penaeus chinensis breed Huanghai No. 1 chromosome 11, ASM1920278v2, whole genome shotgun sequence contains the following:
- the LOC125030772 gene encoding pleiotropic regulator 1-like — translated: MPSSTEDVQRHSVHTLVFRSLKRTHDMFLCDQGALPPTDLSLEKLRHLVKSRDQYGPVLSIVAQNRHKAATQQMYDSTPNDHPVTSNTNGEASGPLALPAPSGPQAPLPPTPPPQSMALVPATPSTGASASQQSLVPRRPPTLPRPKWHAPWKLARVISGHLGWVRCVAVEPANEWFATGSNDRVIKIWDLASGQLKLSLTGHVSAVRGLAVSPRHPYLFSCGEDKQVKCWDLEYNKVIRHYHGHLSACYGLALHPTIDVLVTCGRDSTARVWDMRTKANIHTLSGHTNTVASVICQAAEPQVITGSHDFTIRLWDLAAGKTTCKLTHHKKSVRALAAHPELYMFASGAPDNIKQWKCPNGEFVQNLSGHNAIVNCLGMNREGVLVSGADNGTLYFWDWRTGYNFQKLQAPVQPGSMDSEAGVFAMTFDQSGSRLITCDADKTIKIYKEDDTASEESHPINWRPEILKRRKY